From the genome of Setaria viridis chromosome 1, Setaria_viridis_v4.0, whole genome shotgun sequence:
TGTTAACGAATTTCAAACTTTGAATGCTCTTTATTCTTAAACCATATATCAATTCAAATCTGTTTGAACCGTAATATTTGTTTGAATTATTGTAACAAAATGAGATCCAAtatgttattatattttttcttttcatggttcaacattttgaatatgGGTTTTCAACTTTTGTTATATACTAATTCAacgtttttttcaaaaatattgaaTTAGTTTTTTCAAAGTATTGAATTTGTTTTTCCAAATGTTGAATCAGTCtgctaaaaatgttgaatatagtTATTTGAGGATTGGAGtataaaaaccaaaacgaagaaacaaaaaacaaaacaatgcCCATGTGCTGATTCTCCCTAGGTTGCAGCATGCTGCTTCTCTGTTGTGCTTGTGTTTTTCCGCTGCGTGCACTGCCCTTGTGCGGTTACTGTTGCTATCTGCGTATAGGCTATAAGTTGTTAGGTACGACCCATGATAGCTATGCGCCATATAGCTTATAGCCTGTTTGGTTACAAGGACTAAATAGCTTATAGCCTGTTTGGTTACAAGGATTAAGACTGTCCGCACTCGTCATACTCTATTTTCATAATCTAAAAGGAATATTCTATCCTAGTTATCAAGATTCTCTCCTCTATACCAATTTCTCCCGCACCCATGTTACTCTATATCTCATACTCTATACCAACTACCATATATTTTATTCAACCATCTCCAACTACCATCTCATTTTAACAAACACATTTCTTCGTAACAcaatcatttagaatggttattCTAAATCATGGAATGTGAAAtaattagtaatacaacttTTTAATTAAGTAATAATTGTTAGTAGTACTATTTAATTAATGAAATGTAATTAAAAAATGCTCACCTGCCTTGCGTACTACCAAGAGCTGTACTTCTAGCACGGCCAACCTGTGCAGCATTACAAAAGTAGTCCGTATGGTCACATGCAAATGATTCTTGCGAGAATTGTTGCACCTGTGAAGCACTACAATATGATTGCATCGCAAGTATATGAACCAGTGCCCTTGCTAGCTACAACTTGCACACCTCCATCTACTGGCTAAGCACCATAGATAACTTCACTTCCTCGTGTTTTACCAATGCCATGGACAGCCACTCAGGCTCCTTGCGAAGGTACTGgatgatggaggaggaagacgatgacaCTCATTTAttggttgatgatgatgaagcggAGGCCACGACATATAACCACCTAGTGCAAGCAGAGAGCTCTCGCACTCGCATTCGATTTGATGCGCCACAAAAGGTCATTCAGCCAAGGGACCTTCCTTCTGGTCACAAGAGGATCAAAGCCGACTACTTTGCTCCAAACCCTGTTTACAATGATAAGCAGTTCCATAGAAGGTAAAGTTGAGCATATTTCAAAAATCAATCACTCCATGTCTCTAGTATCTCATATCAGAAGTGTTCTTGCAGGTTCCGGATGCGTCGACATTTATTCAAGCATATTAAAGAGGCTATTAAAAATCAAGATAACTACTTCAAAAAGAAGTATGATGCCACTGGCAAGGAAGGACTATCGGCTCTTCAGAAGTGCGTCGCCGCTATGCGCATTCTCACTTATGGTGTCCCAGCAGATGCCGTTGACGAGTACGTGCGTATTGGTGAGTCAACTGCTCGAAAAGCTTTGCATCATTTTTGTCGGGCTGTCATTGATGTTTTCAGCGAGTATTACCTATGGGCACCCAACGCTACCGATGTAGCTAGGCTTCTTCAAGAGGGTGAGGATCGTGGGTTCTCGGGGATGCTAGGCAGCATTGACTGCATGCACTGGGAGTGGAGGAACTGCCCCACATCATGGAAGGGTCAGTTCACGGGCAGAGGGAAGCATCCCTCTATGATCTTAGAGGCGGTTGCATCGCATGATCTATGGATATGGCATGCTTACTTTGGCATGCATGGAAGTAACAACGACATTAATGTCCTTCATAGATCCCCTGTATTCTCGGCTTATCTCAGGGTTCATTCAACCCCTATGTCGTTTGCAGTCAATGGAAGGGCCTATAACATGGGGTACTACCTTGCCGATGGGATTTACCCTGAGTGGGCAGCCTTTGTTAAGACTATTCATTACCCCATGGAGCAGAAGACACAGCACTTTGCCACTGAAAGTGCACGCAAGGATATAGAGCGTGCATTTGGTGTCCTACAAACTTGGTTTGCGGTGATCCGAGGACCCGCATATGGTTGGGACTGTAACCAGATTAATGATATAATGGCGACTTGCATTATTTTGCATAACAGGATAGTGGAGGATGAACAAGACAATGCCCGTGATACTGATTTCTTGAACATCGGAGAACTAGCAGTTCGGTACCGCAACAATCCGGATAGGGAGGTATTTGTTGCCGCACACCATAGGCTTCATGACCAAAACACACACTTTCAGCTACAATATGATCTCATCAAGCACCAGTGGATGAGGCTGGGATCTCATCATCAGTAGATGAATTAGTGGTCATGTAATATTTATTAAGACTTGTAATATTCTATGGTCATGTAATATTTATTAAGACTTGTAATATTCCGTGGTCATGTAATATTTATTAAGACTTGTAATATTCAGTGGTCATGTAATATTTATTAACACTCGTAATATTTTGTACATCATTCAAAGCGTCTGGCGATCACACACAGCATCTGATTGAGCAAATATTCACTAGACAGTGTAACATCAGAAAAATAAAAGTTCCAATTAGTTCCGCATAGGCTCAACATCAGATAAAATTGTGTCATTCACATCTTATCAACGAGTCACACAACATGATGATAGAAAAAATAACAATTCCAATTAGCTCCCTAAAATAAATTCAAGAAAGCATAAATAAGGTTGCCTCTCCCATCCATGGTTCAAGGCCCCCATCTCTTCCCACGCCTAGCTGCAATCTTCTCGAAAATTTCTTGGTAGGGAGAACTATTGCCACCAGGAAAAGCTCCCTGTGATCCATCAGGAACTTTGGATCGGTTAGGGTCCATCCTGAAATCGCAGGCAAAAAAGATATCAATGGTAGCACATGACATGATTTAAGCATGATATGTGAGTATGCAAAGTTCTCATGAGCAGTAGAAATAGTTCTGATAAGCagaaaaattcaaacaaataGTTTTGTTCAACCTTTTTCATTATCACTTCAAAAGTTCAAGTTTCACTTTATCTTGCACTTTCACTTGGAAGCATAGAGCTTCTAAACTGTTTCTTTCAATTTTGTAACATATTGTAGGAAAAAATATCTATACTTGGGGAAAATGAAACATTACTTAAGGACAATGAGCGACCCAATGCTGAAAATGACTCTTTGACCAGGAAGCGGCTAATAGTCAGGTTGCTGCTTTGAGGAAATCTTTGGAAGCTGCGCACAAGGAGataaaagagaaggaaaaaaatggtaATAGTCAAGGAGAAGCAGCAACATTGAATAATAATGATGGAGACTCAAAAGGATTTGAATCCATAACAAATAAGCTAGGATCGGCAGTCAATCTAACTGAGGATACACAGAAAGATCACCAAGTGATAGAAAATAGTGTTGAAGGTCCCTCAGTTCAGAAGCTCCAGTTTCTTGCTCATCTCATGAGAATGGAGGCTATGAAGAACTGGCTACTAAAATACTAGTCCAGAAGGTAGAATAAAAGCTGTGAGACAACACTAAAACAAGCAACATTAATTGAAAAAATCACAACACAAGCAACTTCACTTAGGTTTAAGATATcaagtacccaaccatgcaatgTTCACAATCATTCAGAGCACCCTTGTTTGCCTGTGGAATATAATACGGGACATGCAGGCTGCAATATCCTCAAGCATCAAAACCCAATATAGCTAACCCTAAAAGATTTGATTTGTTGCATCGATCCAAGAATGGTCTCCACTCTCAGTATGGTTGCCAGAATCCAGCAAGCTCTCTGCACGAGGGGAAAAATGGCCTAGATAAAACTACCAATTCAAAATCCATGTTAAAAGTATCTCGTGGGCAAAACAACAAACACATAGTGCGTAGGACGCCTTGAACCAACTAACTGAACTAGAAACAAATAATCTTCGCTCGAGATGATGCGGATTGTAAAGAGAGGTCGACCTAAACCTGATGCACTCGGTGTGAGACATTGCAGGAAGCTAGGAACGCAGCCCGCAGCTCCCAATCGTCGCCACGCACATCATATTGTATTCGCGCGCGGCTACTGTGGGCATCTGCAGCACACCTTAGATCTTGGACAACCGTAGGGGGCAGCAAGGGTGGACATACTTGAGTTGGGCAGGACGCCGGCTAGAGCACACGGTGGAGCTCTCCTCGGATGTGCCTGCCTGAACCGgtgaacctcgccgccgccgcttgagcGGACGTCTGCCCTCTCGTCGAACCTCTCCGCACCTGGTTCAGCCTGCCACGCTACTCCAGCCGCTAGATCGGGCCTCCTCCTTCGCTCCCCCACCTCCGAGGCCCTCGGATCTAGGGGGAGAACCCGCCTTCTCCAAGATAGCGCCCTTCTCTTGCACCGAACAGATTGGCCGGAGCCGCCGCACTCGGCTTCTTCACTACGACGCCGAAGGCACACTCTTGTCGGCACCCTTCTTCAGCAAGCAACGGTGCAGCCTCTCCGTTCCTGCCGGCGCAGCCTCTGGGTTCCGAGCACGGGCGCGAGGGCGGGGTGGTtgaggctggcggcggtgggaggccAATGGCATATCCTGGGAGCCCGCTGGAAATAGAGGGAGGGGGCCATTCCGCTTCTTTACCGTGACCCTCCCAGTACCACGATGCAGCGCATTTTACGCTACCGCGGTACTGGAGGAACGGGTAGCGTTCCTCGGTGCGGGAAACCTAAAGtttagttcctgtcacatcgaatgtttacatactaattaggagtattaaatataagttagttataaaaccaattctataaatgaaggttaattcgcgagatgaatttattaagcctaattagttcatgatttgaccatgtgatactacaataaatatgtgctaatcatggattaattaggcttaatagatttttcttgcgaattagccacggcttatgcaattagttttataattagttcacatttagttcttctaattggcatcaaatatccgatgtgactcgaattaaaaattaatccatgtatccaaacacccccttattcgGTTCCGGAAGAGACCTCCCGAGTTTTTCTTATGTCTATAATCTAGACTGACTAGAtcgttttttattttttaaagcGTTGAATGTGTAATTGCAAACATCGAGTTAGATGAAATGGATGAAAAGATACTGGTTGATACAATTAGTGAAAATAAATATTAGGAAGAGTTATACGTATAATAAGCTATATACAACGATACGAACTGAGTGTAGCTCAGCTGATAAGGTTCGTTGTGGTGGAATGTATCCACTAGAGTTTGAGTCCTTGATGGTTCTTACATTTTCCTAAATTTATTCTAGAATTTAATCGTCACTATTTTTTCAGTTGTAGGCGACGTGCCTATCGAGAGTGAGGTGCtagtggtgacttcatcaatctcgaaGATTTGCTGGCGCAGTCTTTTAGAGGTGATCATAGAGGTAGGGTTGGGTGCGTTTCGTAGGGACGAGTGTGCGTCCACGTACAGTACTCtgtgattaaaaaaaaactatataccAGGAttaaagagaaaaggaaaagataaataaaatggCTGAGATTTTCCCGTGCTGGGCTGCTTCTATTCCTCTTCGTGGGCCGAACTGGGCTGCCATGTCACCTTGTAAATCTCCACACCTGGTCTGCCACGTCACGACGAACGCGTCATCGGCGCGACACCTCGGACCGGACACTCAGCTTCGGCACGCGGGAGGGACACTACTACGCCAGGCGCGTGAGTCTGAACTGAAGTCACGCTGCATCCTGTCTGCGTcaccggccaccggcggcggaggagcagagcagcaagcaagcggcggcgaggcgaccatggaggaggagcagctTCGCGCTCTACTCCACGACCTCGATGCGCTCAAGCAGCGCCCCGACGACCCCGCCTCCATCGATCGGGTAAGCCCCCTCCCACCTCTCCGCTCCCTGGATCTCGGCAGCTTGCCTCGCCATCTTCCCTTCTCCCGTGCCTTCCAATTCTTAATCACTGTTACTCTGATTGCTAGATGCGAGAGCGggtggtggcgatgt
Proteins encoded in this window:
- the LOC140221636 gene encoding uncharacterized protein — its product is MRRHLFKHIKEAIKNQDNYFKKKYDATGKEGLSALQKCVAAMRILTYGVPADAVDEYVRIGESTARKALHHFCRAVIDVFSEYYLWAPNATDVARLLQEGEDRGFSGMLGSIDCMHWEWRNCPTSWKGQFTGRGKHPSMILEAVASHDLWIWHAYFGMHGSNNDINVLHRSPVFSAYLRVHSTPMSFAVNGRAYNMGYYLADGIYPEWAAFVKTIHYPMEQKTQHFATESARKDIERAFGVLQTWFAVIRGPAYGWDCNQINDIMATCIILHNRIVEDEQDNARDTDFLNIGELAVRYRNNPDREEKISILGENETLLKDNERPNAENDSLTRKRLIVRLLL